One Mycolicibacterium fortuitum subsp. fortuitum genomic window carries:
- a CDS encoding GAF and ANTAR domain-containing protein, translating into MSVGRPGIIASQVNELIRLTQSRALTDIEGVLVDLVDSAVEYVPGAEYAGITIAGRHGDVSTAAATHEYPKILDKIQQRWEQGPRLSAAWEHQVIKIDDIQDEVRWPDYCREVATTTPIRSVLSFQLFADHRAMGALNFYAQTADVFDSAAVEAGMVVATHVALAWNLARRDQQFRSALATRDIIGQAKGMFMERFKIDAVQAFEVLKRLSQNSNTPLVDIAHEVVRSEHHGCAGNN; encoded by the coding sequence ATGTCAGTCGGTCGTCCAGGAATAATCGCGTCGCAGGTCAACGAATTGATCCGGTTGACCCAGTCCCGTGCGCTGACCGACATTGAAGGGGTGCTGGTGGACCTCGTCGACAGCGCCGTCGAATACGTGCCCGGCGCCGAATACGCCGGGATCACGATTGCTGGACGCCACGGCGACGTCAGTACGGCCGCCGCCACGCACGAGTATCCGAAGATCCTCGACAAGATCCAGCAACGCTGGGAGCAGGGCCCCCGCCTGAGCGCCGCGTGGGAACACCAAGTGATCAAAATCGACGACATTCAGGATGAGGTCCGCTGGCCCGATTACTGCCGTGAAGTCGCCACCACCACGCCGATCCGCTCGGTCCTGTCCTTCCAGCTGTTCGCCGACCACCGCGCGATGGGAGCGCTGAACTTCTACGCCCAAACCGCTGACGTATTCGACAGTGCCGCTGTCGAAGCCGGCATGGTGGTGGCCACACACGTCGCCCTGGCCTGGAATCTGGCTCGGCGCGACCAGCAGTTCCGCAGCGCTCTGGCCACTCGGGACATCATCGGCCAGGCCAAGGGCATGTTCATGGAGCGCTTCAAGATCGACGCCGTCCAAGCGTTCGAAGTGCTCAAGCGGCTGTCTCAGAACTCGAACACCCCTTTGGTCGATATTGCGCATGAGGTCGTCCGGTCGGAACATCATGGCTGCGCCGGCAACAACTGA
- a CDS encoding STAS domain-containing protein: MARAPSTIAVTGRTHDGAAELTVDGTLDGTTYRELRDTIIKSALDEPSAVIVDVTELAVPAESAWSVFTSARWHVSVWPDVAVVLVCRRLAGRDAITRNGITRYVELFPTIEAARAAVRHGDAGLPRRRARAQLPGVHSSLRRARALTSEWLLAWSCSEMIAVASMIVDVLVENVLEHTQSAPALVVESRGSTVTIAVEDCSRVPATRHERPSRGADTVSGLAVVAALARAWGSTPTSSGKTVWAVIGPESCL, encoded by the coding sequence GTGGCTAGAGCTCCAAGCACCATCGCGGTGACTGGGCGGACGCATGATGGGGCCGCCGAGCTGACCGTCGACGGCACCCTCGACGGCACCACCTATCGCGAGTTGCGCGACACCATCATCAAGTCCGCGCTGGATGAGCCGAGCGCGGTGATCGTGGATGTCACCGAATTGGCTGTGCCCGCCGAGTCCGCGTGGTCGGTGTTCACCAGTGCCCGCTGGCATGTCAGCGTCTGGCCCGACGTCGCCGTCGTACTGGTCTGCAGGCGCTTGGCGGGCCGCGATGCGATCACCCGCAACGGCATCACCCGCTATGTCGAGCTGTTCCCGACCATCGAGGCGGCGAGAGCAGCGGTCCGTCACGGTGATGCTGGGCTACCCCGCCGACGCGCCCGCGCCCAACTTCCCGGCGTGCACTCGAGTTTGCGCCGCGCCCGGGCGCTGACCAGTGAATGGCTACTGGCCTGGTCGTGCAGTGAGATGATCGCAGTCGCTTCCATGATCGTCGACGTGCTCGTCGAGAACGTCCTGGAGCACACCCAGAGCGCTCCCGCACTGGTCGTCGAAAGCCGGGGATCGACGGTGACAATCGCCGTCGAGGACTGCAGCCGGGTGCCGGCCACTCGACACGAGCGTCCCAGCCGGGGCGCCGACACCGTTTCCGGGCTCGCGGTAGTCGCGGCCCTCGCGCGTGCGTGGGGCAGCACGCCGACGTCGAGCGGCAAAACCGTGTGGGCCGTCATCGGTCCCGAGAGTTGCCTCTAG
- a CDS encoding chemotaxis protein CheB codes for MTDNDEKVGLIAVGASAGGVEALTRLVSGLPSDLAYPVVVVLHLPADAPSALARILDRAGPLPSTTATNGVELKPGTIYVGVPDRHLLVEEHRILLTEGPTENGHRPAINALFRSAALAYGSRAVSVLLSGVLDDGVLGSAAIKSRGGVTIAQTPSDALFPAMPANAIAAGVIDHQAPVARMGDLIATLANRSVEEHEMEPDASMELENRIAKSARFDTDFDTETLGPPSGYICPDCNGSLASVGEGNYRCRVGHAWTPDALLRAWDEEVERALWIALRSLQEKSKLSRRLADKAGPGLIADRYIDLAAEAEHAVAVLSDRLSAVSQTQEDSGG; via the coding sequence ATGACAGACAACGATGAGAAGGTTGGACTGATAGCCGTCGGTGCATCGGCCGGCGGTGTGGAAGCGCTGACCCGATTGGTGTCCGGCCTACCTTCTGACTTGGCCTATCCCGTGGTCGTCGTACTGCACCTACCCGCCGACGCCCCCAGTGCGTTGGCGCGCATTTTGGACCGGGCCGGACCACTGCCGTCGACCACCGCCACAAACGGTGTCGAGCTCAAACCCGGCACCATCTATGTCGGGGTGCCCGACCGTCATCTGCTGGTCGAAGAGCACCGAATCCTGTTGACCGAGGGTCCCACCGAGAACGGCCACCGGCCCGCCATCAACGCCCTGTTCCGCTCGGCAGCACTCGCTTACGGCTCGCGCGCCGTCAGCGTCCTGCTGTCGGGGGTGCTCGACGACGGTGTCCTCGGCTCGGCAGCGATCAAGTCCAGGGGCGGCGTCACCATTGCCCAAACTCCGTCCGATGCGCTGTTTCCCGCGATGCCGGCCAACGCGATCGCAGCAGGGGTGATCGACCACCAGGCCCCGGTGGCGCGAATGGGCGACCTGATCGCCACATTGGCCAACCGAAGTGTCGAGGAGCACGAGATGGAACCCGACGCATCCATGGAGTTGGAGAACCGTATCGCCAAGTCGGCCCGTTTCGACACCGATTTCGACACGGAGACGCTCGGCCCGCCGTCCGGCTATATCTGCCCGGACTGCAACGGTTCGTTGGCGTCGGTCGGTGAGGGCAACTACCGGTGCCGAGTCGGACATGCCTGGACACCCGACGCGTTGCTGAGGGCCTGGGACGAGGAGGTCGAGCGGGCGCTGTGGATCGCGCTGCGGAGCCTGCAGGAGAAGTCGAAGCTCTCCCGCCGGCTCGCCGACAAGGCCGGTCCGGGTTTGATCGCCGACCGGTACATCGATCTCGCGGCCGAGGCCGAGCATGCGGTTGCGGTTCTCAGCGACCGGTTGTCGGCGGTCAGCCAAACCCAGGAGGACAGCGGTGGCTAG
- a CDS encoding MFS transporter — protein sequence MPAWLSRNVRVLSAVSFLQDAASELLYPLLPIYLTAVLGAPPAVVGAVEGAAEGAAAMTKLAAGPLGDRYAERPLIATGYGMAALGKVMVAAASAWPGVLAGRVVDRLGKGIRGAPRDALLVADIDDGARGRVFGFHRAMDTLGAVVGPLLGLAGYELLDHQIAPLLWVAVVPAVLSVALVFLVSERGREKRRSAPRSQRQSILSRVRELPGRYWRVTGVLVAFGLVNFPDALLLLRLNEIGFSVVEVILAYVTYNAVYAVSSFPAGLLADRIGRLPVFGIGLVFFAIGYAGLGLTTDPLPAWLLIGCYGLFTGCTDGVGKAWVSSLVGADLQGSAQGVFQGLSGFAVLGAGVWAGLAWTAVPGQPGQLPLLISGIGGAVFAVGLLGRSVLTRRR from the coding sequence ATGCCGGCTTGGCTGTCCCGCAACGTTCGGGTGCTGTCGGCGGTGTCCTTTCTGCAGGACGCCGCGAGTGAACTTCTCTATCCGCTGTTGCCGATCTATCTCACGGCCGTCCTGGGAGCCCCGCCCGCGGTGGTCGGCGCAGTCGAGGGTGCTGCCGAAGGTGCGGCCGCCATGACCAAACTGGCCGCCGGGCCACTGGGTGATCGCTACGCCGAGCGTCCGTTGATCGCCACCGGGTACGGCATGGCGGCCCTGGGCAAGGTGATGGTCGCCGCCGCGAGTGCGTGGCCGGGGGTGCTCGCCGGCCGCGTCGTGGATCGGCTCGGCAAGGGCATTCGCGGCGCGCCCCGCGACGCGCTGCTGGTCGCCGATATCGATGACGGCGCCCGTGGCCGGGTTTTCGGATTCCACCGGGCCATGGACACCCTGGGCGCCGTCGTCGGCCCCCTGCTGGGCTTGGCCGGCTACGAGCTGCTGGACCATCAGATCGCGCCATTGCTGTGGGTGGCCGTGGTGCCGGCTGTGCTCAGCGTTGCGCTGGTGTTCCTGGTCTCCGAAAGGGGAAGGGAAAAGCGTCGCTCAGCGCCACGAAGCCAGCGCCAATCGATACTCTCCCGCGTACGCGAGCTGCCCGGTCGGTACTGGCGCGTGACGGGTGTGCTGGTGGCATTCGGTCTGGTGAACTTCCCTGACGCGCTGCTGTTGTTGCGGCTCAACGAGATCGGCTTCTCGGTGGTCGAGGTGATCCTGGCCTACGTCACCTACAACGCGGTGTACGCCGTCTCCAGCTTCCCGGCCGGGCTGCTGGCAGACCGGATCGGCCGCCTACCGGTATTCGGCATCGGCTTGGTGTTCTTCGCCATCGGTTACGCCGGCCTGGGCCTGACCACCGATCCGCTGCCGGCCTGGCTGCTGATCGGGTGTTACGGGCTTTTCACGGGCTGCACCGACGGGGTCGGCAAGGCCTGGGTTTCCTCGTTGGTCGGGGCCGACTTGCAGGGCAGCGCGCAAGGAGTCTTCCAGGGGCTCAGCGGATTCGCCGTGTTGGGCGCCGGGGTGTGGGCCGGGCTGGCGTGGACTGCTGTTCCAGGCCAGCCCGGCCAACTGCCACTGTTGATCTCCGGCATCGGCGGGGCGGTGTTCGCGGTCGGGTTGCTCGGCCGCTCGGTGCTCACCCGGCGGCGCTGA
- a CDS encoding diiron oxygenase, whose amino-acid sequence MTTSVRPGAGSSNAARRDAFSERLLKGSVRKSYAPVVDIDWQAPIDPDKFFLPPRVVSLYGTPLWDSMSREEQIELSRQELANTLSAGIWFENILNQALLRKMMHQDPTSNSTHYELTELGDETRHMVMFGKAIDKIGAKPVRPRLYQRMIINTLPFFFRGSVLWVAALVGEEIFDSLQRQMMDDPELQPMVQRLMRIHVTEEARHIQFARDGLRQRTPSMRWYTRAWVANLNGVGGYFFRYLFTNKVQYARVGLDARAARRIARASAHRREVQVSGFAPLAAFLEEVGLMGRIGRRMWRRSGFLPAQTPPRLTAGAGDAADSGQGVTEEVFDGFAILDNGEGDRRVHVRLTGHLDPIDGKYHWRGTILDAPTTVAAGPVRLTIGTRTVDARITERTSQGMHSIAGIGAPPFELDEVEVSAAG is encoded by the coding sequence GTGACAACTTCGGTCAGACCCGGCGCAGGCTCGTCCAACGCCGCCCGGCGCGATGCGTTTTCCGAACGCCTGCTCAAGGGTTCGGTTCGCAAATCCTATGCGCCGGTGGTGGACATCGACTGGCAGGCACCGATCGATCCGGACAAGTTCTTCCTGCCACCGCGGGTCGTATCCCTGTACGGAACCCCGTTGTGGGACAGCATGTCTCGCGAGGAGCAGATCGAGCTGTCCCGTCAGGAGCTGGCCAACACGCTCTCGGCGGGCATCTGGTTCGAGAACATCCTCAACCAGGCCCTGCTGCGCAAGATGATGCACCAGGATCCCACCTCGAATTCGACGCACTATGAGCTGACCGAACTCGGCGACGAGACCCGCCACATGGTGATGTTCGGCAAGGCCATCGACAAGATCGGGGCCAAACCGGTGCGTCCCCGGCTGTACCAGCGCATGATCATCAACACGCTGCCCTTCTTCTTCCGCGGCTCGGTGTTGTGGGTGGCGGCGTTGGTCGGCGAGGAGATCTTCGACTCGCTGCAGCGGCAGATGATGGACGACCCCGAGTTGCAGCCGATGGTGCAGCGCCTCATGCGCATTCACGTCACAGAGGAAGCCCGCCACATCCAGTTCGCCCGCGACGGCCTGCGTCAGCGCACTCCGTCGATGCGCTGGTACACGCGGGCCTGGGTGGCCAACCTCAACGGCGTCGGCGGGTACTTCTTCCGCTACCTGTTCACCAACAAGGTGCAGTACGCGCGCGTCGGCCTCGACGCCCGCGCTGCCCGCCGGATCGCACGCGCCAGCGCGCACCGTCGGGAGGTGCAGGTCTCGGGCTTCGCCCCGCTGGCCGCTTTCCTCGAAGAGGTCGGGTTGATGGGCCGCATCGGCCGGCGCATGTGGCGGCGGTCCGGGTTCCTGCCGGCGCAGACACCCCCGCGTCTCACTGCCGGCGCCGGTGACGCCGCGGACTCCGGACAGGGCGTCACCGAAGAGGTGTTCGACGGGTTCGCCATCCTCGACAACGGTGAGGGCGATCGCCGCGTTCATGTGCGGTTGACCGGGCATCTGGATCCGATCGACGGCAAATACCACTGGCGCGGAACGATTCTCGATGCGCCTACCACCGTCGCGGCGGGGCCCGTTCGGCTGACCATCGGCACGCGCACCGTCGACGCCCGCATCACTGAACGCACGTCACAGGGCATGCACTCGATCGCCGGTATCGGTGCGCCGCCGTTCGAACTCGACGAGGTGGAAGTCAGCGCCGCCGGGTGA
- the cobF gene encoding precorrin-6A synthase (deacetylating), with protein sequence MRRIHVIGIGAGDPDFVTAQAISALNDTQVFFAMDKGPRRGATDELVAVRKMICDRFIRTEPGKPGYRFVELVDPPRAAAGDAPGYRQVVADWHAERARIWAAAIETELGPDGVGAFLAWGDPSLYDSTLRILEMVGEHVEFTYDVIPGITAIQVLTARHRIPLNDVGEPVLITTGRQLREHGLTGSAVVMLDADCAFQQCGPQTRIWWGAYLGTPDELLYAGTVGDIGDEIVAARAEARARHGWIMDTYLLRSAD encoded by the coding sequence GTGCGTCGCATCCATGTCATCGGAATCGGGGCCGGTGATCCGGACTTCGTCACGGCCCAGGCCATTTCCGCGCTCAACGACACCCAGGTGTTCTTCGCGATGGACAAGGGGCCGCGCCGAGGAGCGACCGATGAGCTGGTCGCGGTGCGCAAGATGATCTGCGATCGCTTCATCCGCACCGAGCCCGGAAAACCCGGCTACCGCTTCGTGGAACTGGTCGACCCGCCGCGCGCCGCTGCCGGCGATGCGCCGGGCTACCGGCAGGTGGTGGCGGACTGGCACGCCGAGCGGGCCCGCATCTGGGCCGCGGCCATCGAAACCGAACTGGGGCCTGACGGCGTCGGGGCCTTCCTGGCCTGGGGCGATCCGTCGCTGTACGACAGCACCCTGCGGATCCTGGAGATGGTCGGGGAGCACGTCGAATTCACCTACGACGTAATTCCCGGCATCACCGCGATCCAGGTGCTGACGGCCCGGCATCGCATCCCGCTCAACGACGTCGGCGAACCGGTGTTGATCACCACTGGCCGCCAACTGCGCGAGCACGGGTTGACCGGTAGCGCCGTGGTGATGCTCGACGCCGACTGCGCATTCCAGCAGTGCGGGCCGCAGACCCGGATCTGGTGGGGAGCGTATCTGGGCACTCCTGATGAGTTGCTCTACGCGGGAACGGTCGGCGACATCGGCGACGAAATCGTTGCCGCGCGTGCCGAGGCGAGAGCGCGCCACGGCTGGATCATGGACACCTACCTGCTGCGCTCGGCAGACTAG
- a CDS encoding phage holin family protein gives MSSFLLRAAITGFALWVVTLIVPGIYFIGGDTTLARAGIIFVVAVIFGLVNAFIKPIVQILSIPLYILTLGLIHIVINALMLWITSWITDNTTGWGLHIDQFWWTAIWAAIVLSLVSWLLSLVKALA, from the coding sequence ATGAGCTCATTTCTCCTGCGCGCCGCGATAACCGGATTCGCGCTCTGGGTCGTCACTCTCATCGTGCCGGGGATCTACTTCATCGGAGGTGACACGACCCTTGCCCGCGCCGGCATCATCTTCGTCGTCGCGGTGATCTTCGGGCTCGTCAACGCCTTCATCAAGCCGATCGTGCAGATCCTGTCGATTCCGCTCTACATCCTCACGCTCGGGCTGATCCACATCGTGATCAATGCGCTGATGTTGTGGATCACGTCGTGGATCACCGACAACACCACGGGTTGGGGTCTGCACATCGACCAGTTCTGGTGGACCGCGATCTGGGCGGCGATCGTCTTGTCGCTGGTGAGCTGGCTACTGTCGCTCGTCAAGGCCCTCGCGTAG
- a CDS encoding FUSC family protein: MSDGPAPRASNPLRHIFVINSVPRRWPFALRAGICMAVPVLVGWLAGDTTAGLIATIGGFTSLYGSGRPYLNRGLYLGAVAVCFAAAVALGAWASSTPWLGVLTVTLIAVVATLVCHALSIGPPGAYMVVLACAAGTGTAATLHLSPGHHAALVLAGGAFAWLVHMSGALIRPRGPEKAAVAAAATAVAAYIENPAADTRHRAALLLHTAWVTLVTYQPVQPKPDRALYRLRVVNRRLHVLFAEAMRAAETGEPLPFDGAASARHLATVPADAVTEELGAEGIPLGRPSTLQLLRRALTPGSVSLQLAARVGMAVAFSGVIAVLISQALTMTHAYWAMAAAVLMLHQGFDWQRTVVRGVERTLGTWVGLGVAGAILALHPQGLWLALVIGTLQFVIEMYVVRNYTLAVIFITPAALTIASGGQPVDDLGELLLTRGSDTLIGCAVALAVYWATQRLRHPTGLRTAVDATLDAVSATLPHLAADDATSPAARTDRRDLQLRAMELLPAYDANIGGSHAQRLGAERMWPTVVATEQLAYRTLAACWGAERDRDTQTGAEAAADTAAALAEQAAALREGLDERQ, encoded by the coding sequence ATGTCCGACGGGCCTGCTCCCAGAGCGTCCAATCCGCTGCGGCACATCTTCGTGATCAACAGCGTGCCGCGCAGGTGGCCGTTCGCATTGCGCGCCGGAATCTGCATGGCCGTGCCCGTTCTGGTGGGCTGGCTGGCCGGCGACACCACCGCCGGATTGATCGCCACGATCGGCGGATTCACCTCGCTGTACGGCAGTGGCCGGCCTTATCTGAATCGGGGCCTATATCTCGGTGCGGTCGCGGTCTGCTTCGCCGCGGCGGTGGCCCTCGGCGCCTGGGCCTCGTCGACGCCGTGGCTGGGAGTGCTGACCGTGACATTGATCGCGGTGGTGGCCACCCTGGTCTGCCACGCCCTGAGCATCGGCCCGCCCGGGGCCTACATGGTGGTGCTGGCCTGCGCGGCCGGTACCGGCACTGCGGCGACGCTGCACCTGAGCCCGGGCCATCACGCCGCATTGGTGCTGGCCGGTGGCGCGTTCGCCTGGCTGGTGCACATGTCCGGCGCGCTGATCCGGCCCCGCGGACCGGAGAAGGCCGCGGTCGCCGCGGCTGCCACCGCCGTCGCCGCCTACATCGAGAACCCTGCGGCCGACACCCGGCACAGGGCCGCACTCCTGTTGCACACCGCGTGGGTCACCCTGGTCACGTATCAACCGGTGCAGCCCAAACCCGACCGGGCGCTGTATCGACTGCGGGTGGTCAACCGTCGACTGCACGTGCTGTTCGCCGAGGCCATGCGGGCCGCTGAGACCGGCGAGCCGCTGCCGTTCGACGGTGCGGCGTCGGCGCGTCACCTGGCCACGGTGCCGGCCGACGCGGTCACCGAAGAGCTTGGCGCCGAAGGGATTCCACTCGGCCGGCCGAGCACGTTGCAGCTCCTGCGCCGGGCACTGACTCCGGGTTCGGTATCACTGCAGCTGGCGGCGCGGGTGGGTATGGCGGTCGCGTTCTCCGGTGTCATCGCCGTCCTGATCTCGCAGGCCCTGACGATGACGCATGCGTATTGGGCGATGGCCGCCGCGGTGCTGATGCTGCATCAGGGATTCGACTGGCAACGCACTGTGGTGCGCGGCGTGGAACGGACACTCGGCACCTGGGTGGGCCTCGGCGTCGCCGGTGCGATCCTCGCGCTCCACCCGCAGGGCCTGTGGCTGGCCCTGGTGATCGGCACGCTGCAGTTCGTCATCGAGATGTACGTGGTGCGCAACTACACGCTGGCCGTCATATTCATCACGCCCGCCGCACTCACCATCGCCTCCGGCGGCCAACCGGTCGACGATCTCGGCGAACTTCTGCTGACACGCGGCAGCGACACGTTGATCGGCTGCGCGGTGGCTCTCGCGGTCTACTGGGCAACGCAACGCCTGCGCCATCCGACCGGTTTGCGCACCGCGGTCGACGCCACGCTCGACGCGGTCAGCGCCACCCTGCCGCACCTGGCCGCCGATGATGCCACGTCGCCGGCGGCCCGTACCGATCGGCGCGATCTGCAGTTACGCGCCATGGAGTTGCTGCCGGCCTACGACGCGAACATCGGCGGATCGCACGCGCAACGCCTTGGCGCCGAACGCATGTGGCCGACCGTCGTGGCCACCGAACAGCTCGCATACCGAACCCTGGCGGCGTGCTGGGGTGCCGAGCGCGATCGCGACACCCAGACAGGCGCCGAGGCCGCCGCAGACACCGCGGCCGCACTGGCCGAGCAGGCAGCGGCCCTACGCGAGGGCCTTGACGAGCGACAGTAG
- a CDS encoding Fpg/Nei family DNA glycosylase, translating to MPELPEVEALADHLRRHATGRKVTRIDVSALSVLKTFDPPTTALHGQTVTGANRWGKYLGLEVGPWHLITHLSRAGWLRWSDKLSPTPLKPSGKGPIALRVHLDEGVGFDLTEAGTQKRLAVWVVADPMAVPQIASLGPDALSLDSAGLAGVLAGNSGRIKTVITDQKVIAGIGNAYSDEILHVAKLSPFATAGKLTDAQLGALHDAMISVLTDAVTRSVGQQAATLKGEKRSGLRVHARTGLPCPVCGDTVREVSFADKSFQYCPTCQTGGKVLADRRMSRLLK from the coding sequence ATGCCTGAACTGCCCGAAGTCGAGGCGCTGGCCGATCACCTCCGCCGACATGCCACGGGCCGGAAGGTCACCCGGATCGACGTGTCCGCGTTGTCGGTGCTCAAGACGTTCGATCCGCCGACGACGGCGCTGCACGGCCAGACCGTGACCGGCGCGAACCGCTGGGGCAAGTACCTCGGCCTCGAGGTCGGCCCCTGGCACCTCATCACGCATCTGTCACGGGCGGGTTGGTTGCGGTGGTCGGACAAGCTGTCGCCGACGCCGCTCAAGCCGTCGGGAAAGGGCCCGATCGCCCTGCGCGTGCACCTTGACGAGGGAGTCGGCTTCGACCTCACCGAGGCGGGAACGCAGAAGCGGTTGGCGGTGTGGGTGGTCGCCGATCCGATGGCCGTACCGCAGATCGCCTCACTCGGGCCGGACGCGCTGTCGCTGGACTCGGCCGGACTGGCCGGCGTGCTGGCGGGCAATTCCGGGCGGATCAAGACGGTGATCACCGATCAGAAGGTCATCGCCGGGATCGGCAACGCCTACAGCGACGAGATCCTGCACGTCGCCAAGCTGTCTCCGTTCGCCACTGCCGGCAAGCTGACCGATGCTCAACTCGGCGCGCTGCACGACGCGATGATCTCCGTGCTGACCGATGCGGTCACGCGTTCGGTGGGGCAGCAGGCCGCGACCCTCAAGGGGGAGAAGCGGTCCGGCCTGCGTGTGCATGCCCGCACCGGACTACCGTGCCCGGTCTGCGGGGACACGGTGCGGGAGGTGTCCTTCGCCGACAAGTCGTTCCAGTACTGCCCGACGTGCCAGACCGGCGGCAAGGTGCTGGCCGACCGGCGGATGTCCCGCTTGCTCAAGTAG
- a CDS encoding SDR family oxidoreductase, whose amino-acid sequence MTRQKILITGASSGLGAGMARQFAAKGRDLALCARRTERLDELKAELADRHPYIKVAVAALDVNDHEAVPRVFGELSEELGGIDRVIVNAGIGKGWPLGEGKPWANKATIETNLIAGLVQIETALEMFKKSGSGHLVLISSVLGNTGVPGGKAAYCASKAGMTSLGESLRAEYDKGPIRVTVIEPGYIESEMTAKSATTMLMVDNETGVRAMVEAIEKEKGRAVVPRWPWAPLTQVMRLLPPKYTKRFA is encoded by the coding sequence ATGACCCGCCAGAAGATCCTCATCACCGGTGCCAGCTCCGGACTGGGCGCCGGCATGGCCCGTCAATTCGCGGCCAAGGGCCGGGACCTGGCGTTGTGTGCGCGCCGCACCGAGCGGCTCGACGAGCTCAAGGCCGAGCTGGCCGACAGGCATCCCTACATCAAGGTTGCGGTCGCTGCGCTCGACGTCAACGACCACGAGGCCGTGCCGCGGGTGTTCGGTGAGCTGTCCGAGGAACTGGGCGGCATCGACCGCGTGATCGTCAACGCCGGCATCGGTAAGGGCTGGCCGCTGGGCGAGGGCAAGCCGTGGGCCAACAAGGCCACGATCGAAACCAACCTGATCGCCGGTCTGGTGCAGATCGAGACCGCGCTGGAGATGTTCAAGAAATCCGGCAGCGGACACCTGGTGCTGATCTCGTCGGTGCTCGGCAACACGGGGGTGCCCGGCGGCAAGGCCGCATACTGTGCCTCGAAGGCCGGGATGACCTCACTGGGTGAGTCGCTGCGCGCCGAGTACGACAAGGGCCCGATCCGGGTGACCGTCATCGAGCCGGGCTACATCGAATCGGAGATGACCGCCAAGTCGGCGACGACGATGTTGATGGTCGACAACGAGACGGGCGTGCGCGCGATGGTCGAGGCCATCGAGAAGGAGAAGGGCCGGGCCGTGGTCCCGCGCTGGCCGTGGGCACCGCTCACGCAGGTGATGCGGCTGCTGCCGCCGAAGTACACCAAGCGCTTCGCCTAG
- a CDS encoding crotonase/enoyl-CoA hydratase family protein, whose amino-acid sequence MSSLVSYELNDAVATITMDDGKVNALSPAMQAEINAALDQAAAGAAAGEVKAVVLAGNSKVFSGGFDLSVFSSGDVAATLGMLAGGFELSVRCLSFPVPVIMAATGHAIAMGSFLLLSGDHRVGAVTSRCQANEVKIGMTLPIAAIEIMRMRLTRAAFQRGIAMAAVFTGDTAIAGGWLDEVVEADAVLERAQQVAAEAAATLNTGAHVASKLKARAEALTAIRAGIDGLAQEFAG is encoded by the coding sequence ATGAGCAGCCTGGTGAGCTACGAGCTCAACGATGCCGTCGCCACGATCACGATGGACGACGGCAAAGTCAACGCACTATCCCCTGCGATGCAGGCCGAGATCAACGCGGCACTGGATCAAGCGGCCGCCGGTGCAGCCGCCGGCGAAGTGAAAGCCGTGGTGCTGGCCGGTAATTCGAAGGTGTTCAGCGGCGGGTTCGATCTGAGTGTGTTCTCGTCCGGCGACGTGGCGGCCACCCTCGGCATGCTCGCCGGCGGCTTCGAACTGTCGGTGCGGTGCCTGAGTTTCCCTGTGCCGGTGATCATGGCGGCCACCGGGCATGCCATCGCGATGGGCTCGTTCCTGCTGTTGTCCGGTGATCACCGGGTCGGCGCGGTGACGTCGCGGTGCCAGGCCAATGAGGTGAAGATCGGGATGACACTGCCGATCGCCGCCATCGAGATCATGCGGATGCGCTTGACCCGTGCGGCTTTTCAGCGCGGCATCGCCATGGCGGCGGTGTTCACCGGTGACACGGCGATTGCGGGCGGTTGGCTCGATGAGGTGGTCGAGGCAGATGCGGTGCTCGAGCGGGCCCAGCAGGTGGCGGCCGAGGCAGCAGCGACCCTGAACACCGGCGCCCACGTGGCCAGCAAGCTCAAGGCCCGCGCCGAGGCCCTGACTGCGATCCGTGCTGGAATCGACGGCCTGGCACAGGAATTCGCGGGCTGA